A region from the Desulfurobacterium pacificum genome encodes:
- a CDS encoding YihY/virulence factor BrkB family protein, with the protein MICKRLLKKGSFSRYLLFSVCDLFESDYQFFAASIAYYTLMSVIPLFIFLFFLGMMVFHVDFKSFIPPEIINSPLKPIFLQIEDVINDSGIISGTAALIMLWFSRGIFLSIEKSFCEILDKTNPAGFFYKHIVTILVIFFLWILMLVFYVVKYLIAVLMPKLPILSLFTSIAVPILVFVFIFSIYYFLLPVKVSGRFVMKVTLIVFILLAVFEKVFIWFIFNLSKVSILYGSFAAIVVFLLWIYYSATVLLLGVGIIKAKMLAEEM; encoded by the coding sequence ATGATTTGCAAAAGATTGCTCAAGAAAGGTTCTTTTTCCCGTTATCTTCTGTTTTCTGTGTGTGACCTGTTTGAAAGCGATTATCAATTCTTTGCAGCTTCTATAGCTTACTATACGTTAATGTCAGTTATTCCCCTCTTTATATTTCTCTTCTTCTTGGGTATGATGGTCTTTCACGTTGACTTTAAGAGTTTTATTCCGCCGGAGATTATAAATTCACCCTTAAAACCCATATTTTTACAGATAGAAGATGTTATCAACGATTCCGGAATTATAAGTGGAACTGCTGCTTTGATAATGTTGTGGTTTTCGCGGGGGATTTTTCTTTCAATAGAGAAAAGTTTTTGTGAAATACTGGATAAGACAAATCCGGCTGGTTTTTTTTACAAGCATATCGTTACAATTCTTGTGATATTTTTCTTATGGATACTGATGCTTGTTTTTTACGTGGTTAAATACCTCATAGCTGTTCTTATGCCCAAACTGCCCATTCTTTCTCTCTTTACTTCTATTGCTGTTCCTATCCTTGTTTTTGTCTTCATTTTCTCCATTTATTACTTTCTACTTCCAGTTAAAGTATCGGGTAGATTTGTGATGAAAGTAACTTTAATCGTATTTATCTTGCTTGCAGTATTTGAAAAAGTATTTATCTGGTTCATTTTTAATCTGTCTAAGGTAAGTATTTTGTACGGTTCTTTTGCAGCGATAGTTGTTTTTCTTTTATGGATATATTACTCTGCTACTGTGTTACTTTTGGGCGTGGGGATAATTAAAGCTAAAATGTTAGCTGAGGAGATGTAG
- the panC gene encoding pantoate--beta-alanine ligase, protein MEIVDKISELREKISVFKDKGKSVGFVPTMGYLHEGHLSLVRKAKEENDVVVVSIFVNPTQFAPGEDFERYPRDVERDRTLLEKEGVDVLFIPSVEEMYPGGFSTYVEVLNLTEGLCGAKRPGHFRGVTTVVAKLLNIVMPDKAYFGKKDYQQLKVIERMVKDLNFPVKIVGCPIVREPDGLAMSSRNVYLSLEERKAATILYRSLLLAKEYYEKGGRDAEELKEKIVSFISAEPLVKKIDYVEIVDGETLNPVEKLYPGVLVALAVFVGNARLIDNWVVGEEL, encoded by the coding sequence ATGGAAATTGTGGATAAGATATCCGAATTGAGAGAAAAAATTTCAGTTTTTAAAGATAAAGGTAAATCGGTAGGTTTTGTTCCTACTATGGGTTATCTGCACGAAGGACATTTAAGTCTTGTAAGAAAAGCTAAGGAGGAGAATGACGTTGTCGTTGTGAGCATATTTGTTAACCCAACTCAATTTGCACCTGGAGAGGATTTTGAAAGATATCCCAGAGATGTAGAAAGAGATAGGACTTTACTTGAAAAAGAAGGGGTGGATGTTCTGTTTATTCCCAGCGTAGAGGAGATGTACCCGGGGGGATTTTCCACCTACGTAGAAGTTTTAAATCTTACTGAAGGTCTCTGTGGAGCTAAAAGACCGGGCCACTTTAGAGGAGTAACTACTGTAGTTGCTAAGCTGCTTAACATCGTTATGCCTGATAAAGCGTATTTTGGTAAAAAGGATTATCAGCAATTAAAAGTTATTGAGAGAATGGTAAAAGATTTGAATTTTCCGGTAAAGATAGTTGGTTGTCCTATAGTAAGGGAACCCGATGGACTTGCGATGAGTTCCCGGAACGTTTATCTCTCCTTGGAAGAAAGAAAAGCTGCTACAATTCTTTACAGGAGTTTGTTGTTAGCGAAAGAGTATTATGAAAAGGGGGGAAGGGATGCTGAAGAATTAAAGGAAAAGATAGTGTCTTTTATCAGCGCTGAACCTTTGGTGAAGAAGATAGATTATGTGGAAATAGTTGATGGAGAAACTCTTAACCCTGTTGAAAAATTGTATCCCGGTGTATTAGTAGCGTTAGCGGTTTTTGTGGGTAACGCACGATTGATAGATAACTGGGTTGTAGGTGAAGAACTTTAG